A window of Paludisphaera rhizosphaerae genomic DNA:
GTCGAGGGTGCCTTGAGGGCAACGTCGACCTCACGCGTCAGACCGGCGAGATCGCGGTTGCTCCGTCCTTCCGATCGTAGCTCACGGTGATAGTCTCGCAACTCGTCGAGACATCGGAACGTAATATCGAGGACAGGGCGGTCCAGCTCGCGTTTCTTGTTCCGAAGCTGGTCGAACAGGCTTTCAAGGACGTGGGTCAGCTTGTTGACCGCCTCGAAGCCCATGACGATTGAGGCGCCCTTGATGCTATGGAACATCCGGAAGGCTTCGGCCAATGACTTGGCGTCGGTCGGATCTTGTTCCAGGCGCAGCAGGGCGTCGTTGAGCGCGGCGATGTTCTCGTCGGTCTCGTCGAGGTAGAACGGCAGTAGTCCGGCCAGGTCGAAGTCCGCCATCGTCGGCCCTCAGCCCCCCTTGCGATAAAGCCAGGGTTTGAGCTTCTCCAGCGCCCCGAGCATGCCGTAGATGCCCTCCGTCGGACCGGTCACCAGATGACCGCCGCGGGCCATCGCCGCGAGGACGACGTCCACCACCTTCTTCTTGCTCGCCGCGTCGAAGTAGATGAGCACGTTCTTGAGGAAGATACAATCGAACGGCTCACCGAGCAGCGGAGAGAGGAGGTTGTGGTTCCGAAGAGTGACCAACGAACGGACCTCAGGCTTGAGCGTCCATTTCCCGGGCGGAGTCGCGTCGAAGTAAGCACGGCGGTCCTCAGCGCCGACGCGATGCAGGGCGCGTTCGTCGTACACAGCGGCCCTGGCGGCGGTCAGCGCCGAGGCGCTCAGGTCGGTCCCCACGACCTCCAGACGCCAGCCGGTCATTTCCTTCCGATGAGCCGCGAGCTTCAGGGCGATGGAGTACGGCTCTTCCCCCGTGCTGCAGGCCGCGGACCAGAATCGGAGCGATCGCGGACGCTTCCGCGCGGCGGCGTCAGCGATCGCGCCGGGGATGTAAACGTCGGCAAGCCAGCGATAGTGAGCGTCGTCCCTGAAGAAGTAGGTCTCATTGGTCGTGACGACGTCGAGGAAGGGCTGCATCTCCTCCCGCCCGGCAGGGGACCGGAGGAACTCGAAGTACCGGGCGTAAGAGTCGATCCCGGTAGCCCGCAGCCTCCTGCGAATCCGGTTGGAGACCAGCACCCGCTTGTTCTCCGCGAGCCGGATCCCGGAGGTCCGATAGATCAGGTCGCGGAATCGGGTGAATTCGTCGTCGGTCAGCTCGACGAGGTTCATGGCGGCGGCCCTCCGGGGCGTGGGGAGTCGCGTCAGACCTTGAACCCTGAGATGACCTGTTTCAGCGACGCTGCCTGGGCTCCAAGCTCCTCAGCGCTGGCGGAGAGTTGCTCGGAACTCGAGGCGTTCGTCTCGGTCAGGCTGGAGACGTTATGGATCGCCTTGCCGACCTCGGCGGACGCGTCGGACTGCTCGCGAGTGGCCGCGGCGATCTTGGCGATGCTGGCGGCCGTTTCCTCAACGCCCTGAACGATCCTCGCCAGCGACTGCCCGGCTTTCTCGGAGAGGCTGGCGCCGTCGGCGACGCGGCGGGTGGATTCCTTGATCAGCGCGGTGATCTCCTTGGCCGCGCCGCTGGAACGTTCGGCGAGCTTACGCACCTCGTCGGCCACAACGGCGAAGCCCAGGCCGTGCTCACCGGCCCGGGCGGCCTCGATGGCCGCGTTCAGGGCCAGCAGGTTCGTCTGGCTGGCGATCTCGCTGATGACCTGGATGATGTCGCTGACCTGCTCGCTCGACTTCTTGATGAGGACCATTGCCTCGATGGCCTGCTCAACTGACTCGCCGCCCTGCTTGGCCAGGTGCGAAGTCTTGTCGGCGAGACCTGCGGCCGAGACGGCGTTCTTGTCGATGTCCTCGATCGCATGCGAAAGCTGCTGGACCGAGGCCGACATCTCCTCCACGGTCGCCGCCTGGTTCTGCGCCGATTCGCTCAGGTAGTTGGCGCTCTCGGCCACGACCCGCGAGCCTTCGGCGAACTGGCCGGCCGACTCCACCACCTGACTGATAACCTCCTTGAGATCGCCGATCATCCCGGCCAGAGACTCGCCAAGCCGGCCCAGGTCGTCCTCGCCCCGAACGTCGATCGACACGGTGAGGTCGCCTTGCGCCGCGGAGCGGGCCGCCGCCATCAGTCGACCGACCTTGGTCTCCAGGTCGCGCTTACTGCGGTCGATGTACGCCTGACGGTCGAGACGTTCCAGAACCGTGGAAACCTGCCTCCCGACATTCCGCAGCGTCTCCAGCCGGCTCGGGGATGGCCTGAGCTCTTCCTTGGTGAAGAAGTCCATCGTCCCGATCACCCGGCCGTCGACGATGACCGGGAAGCAGACTCCGGACTTCAGGCCGTTCCGCTTGGCAGTCGGGGCTCGCGAGCAGCCTCGCATCTCACCCAGGTCGGGAACGAACACCAGGTCGCGCGACTGCCACGCCTGC
This region includes:
- a CDS encoding CheR family methyltransferase, yielding MNLVELTDDEFTRFRDLIYRTSGIRLAENKRVLVSNRIRRRLRATGIDSYARYFEFLRSPAGREEMQPFLDVVTTNETYFFRDDAHYRWLADVYIPGAIADAAARKRPRSLRFWSAACSTGEEPYSIALKLAAHRKEMTGWRLEVVGTDLSASALTAARAAVYDERALHRVGAEDRRAYFDATPPGKWTLKPEVRSLVTLRNHNLLSPLLGEPFDCIFLKNVLIYFDAASKKKVVDVVLAAMARGGHLVTGPTEGIYGMLGALEKLKPWLYRKGG
- a CDS encoding methyl-accepting chemotaxis protein, which gives rise to MSAAAPGAGSIAEDLRADARALIAAVESLSDSATLEDVVRTVLEVARNEFGWSYGSYWKPDETGRALAFSLDAGRAADEFERATRGARFREGDGAVGRAWKTRDVAVLDDLTAARDDARAPLAARAGYRAGLGAPIFVDGQVIGVLEFPIPGEETVSPERRDTVRAIARLASERIGDLAKDLELTRIREMVENAPVNMMYADSDLKIRYMNPCARKTLEKLEAHLPVRVDEMIGTSIDVFHKDPSHQRRILADSGNLPRTRTIQVGPDLFELLVTPIKDKSGRYLFPMVTWEVVTEKVRAREREEEMQADSAAMVRLLTGMGGATSAEEAAEIALGTVREAFGWWYGSFWQVDPADNRLRWVADSGSVDEEFRRVSSTSRFREGEGLNGQAWQSRDLVFVPDLGEMRGCSRAPTAKRNGLKSGVCFPVIVDGRVIGTMDFFTKEELRPSPSRLETLRNVGRQVSTVLERLDRQAYIDRSKRDLETKVGRLMAAARSAAQGDLTVSIDVRGEDDLGRLGESLAGMIGDLKEVISQVVESAGQFAEGSRVVAESANYLSESAQNQAATVEEMSASVQQLSHAIEDIDKNAVSAAGLADKTSHLAKQGGESVEQAIEAMVLIKKSSEQVSDIIQVISEIASQTNLLALNAAIEAARAGEHGLGFAVVADEVRKLAERSSGAAKEITALIKESTRRVADGASLSEKAGQSLARIVQGVEETAASIAKIAAATREQSDASAEVGKAIHNVSSLTETNASSSEQLSASAEELGAQAASLKQVISGFKV